GTCTCGACGCCCCCAGGACGAGGTCGAACATCGTCCGAACCCACCAGAGGCTGCGCCGCGCGCGCCCACGGACGAGGGTGCGGTCGGACTCGATAAACGCGAGAATCTCCATGCGGAAGCGGTCGCGGAAGGCTTGGGGGTAGAGCTTCAGCAGAAGCTCGAGGAGCTTCATCGCAGGAGTGCCTTCGAGCGCGCGAACCGGATGATCTCGTTGAGCCGGTTGAGCTCTTTTTCCAGGTGGCGTCGCCCGGCTCGGGTGAGGCGGTAGAACTTGCGCCGCTCGTCGTGGTTGGTCTCCTCGATCCAACCCGATTTCTCCAGGCGGTGAATGGCTTCGTAGAGAGTACCAGGACCCAGACGAATGGCTCCGTCGGTGCGCTCCTCGACATCCAGCTTGATGCCATAGCCGTGCCTTTCGCCGTCGGCGAGCGACAGCAATACGTGCAGAACGGCGGGCGTCATGATGTCTCTCGGATTGGTCATATATCGGTCACAGGTATATCGATGACCGAGTATAGCACGAGTTGCCAGCCGCAGCGCCAGGGGTCGGGGTTAGACGCTCCGTGGCGCCGGCTTTTCTTTTTTGGCCTGCTCGCGCAGGATCCAGCTTGGCCGCGGCGCCCACACGAGACCGAACTTCGTGGTCGCGGAACGTAGGACGTGGCTGACGGCTTCCTCCGGCGAGTCGGTCACCACGAGTCGTTCGACGTCCCCACCGTCGACGGTGCCTTCTTCGACCATCTTCTGTGTCAAGAAACCGAGAAGGGGAGACCAGTAATCCGTGCCCATGACGACGATGGGGAAGTCCTGCATCTTGCCCGTCTGGATGAGAGTGGCCGCTTCGAAGATCTCGTCCATCGTGCCGAAGCCGCCCGGCAGGACGACGTAGGCGTACGAGTATTTCACCAGCATTACTTTGCGGACGAAGAAGTAATGGAAGTCGACGTGAACGTCGAGGTAGGGGTTCGCTCCCATTTCCTTAGGCAGATTGATGCTGCAGCCCACGGTCCGTCCTCCCGCTTCTTTGGCCCCCCGGTTGGCAGCTTCCATGATCCCGGGGCCGCCACCGGTCATCACCGTGAAGCCAGCGCGGGCCAGCCGGCTTCCGACCTCACGCGCCAGTGCGTAATAGCGATGGTCCTCCTGGAATCGCGCCGAGCCGAAGACGGTAACGCAGGGGCCGACGAAGTGAAGCGTCCGGAAGCCGCGGATAAACTCCCACGCGATGCGCAAGGTGCGAACGAGCTCGGAGCGCCGTCTCTGAGGTCCGTGCAGGAAGCGTCCCTCGTCCGACCCGTCGAGGTTGGCTCCCGGCGTGTTCATGACGGAGCTGGGGCGAATCGTAGGCTGTTTCACGGGTGTGAGCGAGGATAGCACACGGTCTCGGGCCCGAGGCCGCGTGGCTGCGGTTGCCTCCTCGATCGGCCACAACTATCATGCCGTTCCTGGCGAGTGGGAGGTTTACTCTTGAGCACTAACGTCGTCCTCTACGAGTCGAAGCAGGGGATCGCGATCATCACCCTGAACCGCCCGGAGAAGCTCAACGCGATGAACGGCGACATGTGGGGGGCTCTGGAAGCGACCTGGCGCCGATTCACCAACAGCGACGACCGGGTGGCCATTCTCACCGCTGCTGGCGAGCGGGCATTCTGCGTAGGTGCCGATCTGAACGATCCGACGCTCGAGGTCTGGCGGGCGATCCCGGGTCACATCGTCGAGGTGGACAAGCCGGTCATCGCCGCGGTCTTCGGACATTGTCTCGGGGGAGGCATGGGTCTGGTGCAGTTCGCCGATATCTGCGTGGCGGCCGACGATACGCAGTTCGCGTTCCCCGAGGCTCGGGTCGGCCTCGCCATCGGAGGCGCGAGCTCACTCGTGGCGCGTGTTCCCCACAAGATCGCCATGGAGCTCATGCTGACGGGCGAGTCCATCTCCGCGCAGCGGGCCTACGAGGTTGGACTCGTCAACAAGGTCGTCGCCCGGGAGCGCCTGATGGAAGCGGCCATGGATTACGCCGAGAGGATTGCGGCGAACGCGCCGCTGGTGCTCGGGATGCTCAAGCGTTACGCGCGGGAAGTGACCCCTCGTGGACCGGTAGAGAACGCGGCGCTTTGGAGGCGAGAGCCCGAGCGCATTTTCGCGAGCCGCGACGCGAAGGAAGGGATCGCCGCTTTCCGCGAGGGGCGGAAACCGAAGTTCGTGGGGATCTAGCGTAGCTAGCCTTCGCTGGTACCTTGTCGGATTCGCCATCAGGGAAAATGGCGCATCGTTTCCCCGGGGACTTTCGCGACAGGGCCTGTTGTCTTTACTTCATCGACCAGGGATCCTCGAGCTCGACGAACACGTGTGCGCTCTCGAGTAATACTTGAAGTCGGGTTTCGCAACAATCACTCAGTCGATTTCCCCAGAATGAATGAGTTAGGATTGCGCGTTCGTTGCCCACGACCGTAGAAGGCGTGATGATCGACGAGACCGTTTCCCACTACCGGATCATTGGAAAACTCGGCGGTGGAGGTATGGGGGTCGTCTACGAAGCCGAGGACAGGAACCTCGGCCGCAACGTAGCGCTGAAGTTCCTACCCGACGCCCGGGACACTCCGGACGCTCTCGAGCGCTTCAAACGGGAGGCCCGCGCCGCATCGGCGCTCAACCATCCCCATATCTGCGTCGTGTACGACCTGGGCGAGCACGAAGGAAAGCCCTTCATCGCGATGGAGCGGATGAAAGGGGAGAGCCTGAAAGAGACGCTCGCGCGGGGACCGATGCCGATCGAGCAGGTGGTGAAGCTGGGCGTACAGATTGCGGACGGGCTCGAAGCGGCCCACGGAGCGGGGATCGTGCACCGGGACCTGAAGCCGGCGAACGTGTTTCTGACCGAGCGGGGCGACGCGAAGATTCTGGACTTCGGTCTCGCGAAGCTGGCGGGGGCGGAGAGGCAGCTTCTCGGCTCGGAAGTGGAGACGGCGGCGCAAGAGAGGAACCTGACGAGCCCGGGGATGACTCTCGGCACCGTGGCCTACATGTCACCGGAGCAGGCGAGGGGACTGGACGTGGACGCCCGGAGCGACCTCTTCTCTCTCGGCGTGATGCTCTACGAGATGTCGACCGGGCGGCTTCCATTTCTCGGGAAGACGGCGGCGGAGATCTTCAATGCCCTGTTGAGTCAGAAACCGGCACCGGCGACCGGCGTTCCGGCGAAGCTTCAGGAGATCGTTCTCAAGTGCCTCGAGAAGGAGCGGACCGTTCGTTATCAGACTGCTTCGGAGTTGCGGGCGGGCCTAGAACGTCTTGGAGAGAAGCGACGAACGGCGCTCCCACTCAGGGGCGTTGCGGCTGCGGTCGTGATCCTGGCGGCCGCGGCCGGCTGGCTGTGGCACCGCGCCTCTCGGGAGAGATGGGTACGGGAGACGGCGATGCCCGAGATCAATCGTCTCGTCGAGGAGTTCGAGTTTTCAGAAGCGGCGTCCTTGGTGCGAAAGGCGCTCGCCGTTCTTCCGGACGATCCGACGCTCGAAAAGCTCTGGACGCAGACAACCGAAGAAGCCATGATTGAGACCGACCCGCCTGGCGCGGACGTCTCGATCCGTCCCTACCGGGACGATGCGCATCCGTGGGAGAACATAGGGACGACCCCTCTCCGCGCTCGTGTGCCCAAGAATGAGTACCTATTCCGAATCGCGAGACCGGGATTCGCCCCGACGGTCTTCGTCGACGCGCGGAATATCCAGTGGACGGTGAGGCTTCCTCCCG
This sequence is a window from Vicinamibacteria bacterium. Protein-coding genes within it:
- a CDS encoding helix-turn-helix transcriptional regulator, with protein sequence MTPAVLHVLLSLADGERHGYGIKLDVEERTDGAIRLGPGTLYEAIHRLEKSGWIEETNHDERRKFYRLTRAGRRHLEKELNRLNEIIRFARSKALLR
- a CDS encoding TIGR00730 family Rossman fold protein, producing the protein MKQPTIRPSSVMNTPGANLDGSDEGRFLHGPQRRRSELVRTLRIAWEFIRGFRTLHFVGPCVTVFGSARFQEDHRYYALAREVGSRLARAGFTVMTGGGPGIMEAANRGAKEAGGRTVGCSINLPKEMGANPYLDVHVDFHYFFVRKVMLVKYSYAYVVLPGGFGTMDEIFEAATLIQTGKMQDFPIVVMGTDYWSPLLGFLTQKMVEEGTVDGGDVERLVVTDSPEEAVSHVLRSATTKFGLVWAPRPSWILREQAKKEKPAPRSV
- a CDS encoding enoyl-CoA hydratase/isomerase family protein, which translates into the protein MSTNVVLYESKQGIAIITLNRPEKLNAMNGDMWGALEATWRRFTNSDDRVAILTAAGERAFCVGADLNDPTLEVWRAIPGHIVEVDKPVIAAVFGHCLGGGMGLVQFADICVAADDTQFAFPEARVGLAIGGASSLVARVPHKIAMELMLTGESISAQRAYEVGLVNKVVARERLMEAAMDYAERIAANAPLVLGMLKRYAREVTPRGPVENAALWRREPERIFASRDAKEGIAAFREGRKPKFVGI
- a CDS encoding bifunctional serine/threonine-protein kinase/formylglycine-generating enzyme family protein, giving the protein MPTTVEGVMIDETVSHYRIIGKLGGGGMGVVYEAEDRNLGRNVALKFLPDARDTPDALERFKREARAASALNHPHICVVYDLGEHEGKPFIAMERMKGESLKETLARGPMPIEQVVKLGVQIADGLEAAHGAGIVHRDLKPANVFLTERGDAKILDFGLAKLAGAERQLLGSEVETAAQERNLTSPGMTLGTVAYMSPEQARGLDVDARSDLFSLGVMLYEMSTGRLPFLGKTAAEIFNALLSQKPAPATGVPAKLQEIVLKCLEKERTVRYQTASELRAGLERLGEKRRTALPLRGVAAAVVILAAAAGWLWHRASRERWVRETAMPEINRLVEEFEFSEAASLVRKALAVLPDDPTLEKLWTQTTEEAMIETDPPGADVSIRPYRDDAHPWENIGTTPLRARVPKNEYLFRIARPGFAPTVFVDARNIQWTVRLPPETSVPPEMVFVPGGETDLSYPYGEAPIVPFDDFLIDRHEVTNEEYQKFVDAGGYRKRELWKVPFVRDGREIPWEEAMALFVD